The nucleotide sequence AAGGTGTTCTCTGCCACCATCCAACGGGGTGGGAAGATAGCAAAATCCAAGTTAGCGACACCAGGCGTACCAGAAGGCGAGGTGAGTACAGTAAAAATCGATGGGTCTGGATGATCGAAACTCACCGTATTCATCACATTAAAACGCGCTAAATCATATTTATACGGTGCACTATTACCTGTCCAGGCGACCACGTCTAATGGGGAATGACCAACATCACAACGGAACATATTGCCATTGAACTTAGCGACCAGCTCAAAATCACCTTCAATGTCTTCATAACTGGCAATGGGATACTGAAAGTCACGATCATTAGCAAAGCCATTGGCACCCACCGGGCCGCGCTCCGCTAATACATAAGGGTGACCATAGTTTTCACAGATATAGCCACGAGCGGTGTCGCTGACTAACTCGACCGCAAACTTAATCCCGCGTGGGATAACGGCAATTTCACCTGGCTTGATAGTTAACTTGCCACACTCAGTATTTAGCAGAATCTCCCCAAGTTCAGGCACAAACAACATCTCACCATCGGCATTATAAAAATAACGCTTCTCCATTGAGCTATTGATCGCATAAATATGTACACCAACACCAGCCTGACCGTTTGCACTGCCGTTCGCAGCCATTGTCACTAAGCCATCGATAAAATCGGTCTTCTTGGTGGGAAGTTCAACAGGATCCCAGCGGAACATGGTCGGTGGCGTTATCGCTTCAGTGATCGGCGCTGTCCGGATAAGGCCATTATCTATCGCTTCATAATCACCTTGAACCACTGACGGACGAATACGGTAGAACCAGTTGCGGCGGTTATCACTGCGGGGTGCTGTAAAAGCGGTGACGTTGAACTGCTCGGCATACAGGCCGTAATTAACCTTTTGTGGACTAAATTGGCCAATAGGTAAGGCCCCCACCAGTGCTTCAGTCTCAAATTCATTACCAAAGCCGTTCATATATTGCAGTTCTACGGTCATATTCTCTTGTCCTTAATCTGACTATGTTATCTGTTCAATAAATATCGCTACTGCTAAAACTACTCTCAACTGAGACTAGTTTCAAGGTTTCGCCTTTTACAGAGCTCAGTTAGGGCCTTAAATTTACGTCAACTTTCATGCAAAGCTGTAAATCATTCGATACAGGCTTAAGTAAGGGGCAACTCAACAGCGGGCTGAAACTCTACTTGCAATAATCTACTCTCATGTGAGAATGCTTATATGCCAAAACTAAGTAAGAAAAGATAAGAGCAAACACATGGCCGAAATGAATCAAGCAGCGAACACCCCCCAACCCCGACTCTCGTTACAGCAGTTCCTTCCTTATCGACTAGTGAACGTGGCGCAAAGTATCAGCATCAATTTTGCCGAGGTCTATCAAACTGAGTTTGAACTCACGATCCCAGAATGGCGCATCTTAGTTAACCTCGCAGAGCATACAAACAGTGAACATGTCGCTTCTGATAAATCGAATACCGGCTCAACGGGGATCAGTGCTAAGGAATTAACCCAACTGGCTTCCATGGATAAATCCACAGTCTCGCGCGCTGTAAAACTGATGCTAGATAAAGGATATCTAACCAAACATATTGATGAACTAGATAAACGAGCCTCACTGCTAACCCTCACCCAAACGGGCAAACAGCTCTACCACACCATCGCCCCCAAGGCACTAGAGTGGGAAGCAAAGCTGCTAGAAGTATTAACCACTGAAGAATACCAAATCCTAATGCAGATCTTAGACAAGCTAGACAGCAAACTCGCCTAACCAAAGAATATGTAGTGAGGATGCTTGGGGTTTTAACCTAGTAGCGAGTCTGCTCTTCACACTAAAAACACTAAGATAAAGCCATCCAAAAGATATAATGATTTCCTCCAGCTCTACTCCGTGGTGAGACTGATCTTTTGCCTTTAATATACAACCACCTAGCAGTGAGCCTGCGAACGCCCTCGCAGGGCGAAGCCCGTCCTTCTCAGCCCTTACCCGTACACCAGTAGCCACAGGCTATTCCGTGAGCAACGCGTTCTGTTATCCAAGTGAAAGTCGCTCGCGACGTTCGTCTCAGCTCTTCTCAGACACAGAGCATTATGATAAATTATCGCGAACTAAACCCGCTGTTTTATAAAGACTTTATATTAGCTAAAGGTGAATAATGTCAAACAACTTCTATAATGACAATGCAGAGATGTTGGCTCGCCAATATCTATCGACCTCTTTTGAAGAGGTGCATGTTTCATGGCTGCCACACCTTAATCAAATCTTCGACAGTCATGACACTGTGTTATCCATATTAGATGTCGGTGCAGGTATTGGCCGTGATGCAAAGTACCTTGCAGAATACCGTTCTCAGGGCAGACAAATTCAGCAAGAGATTGACGTGATTGCCGTAGAGCCGGCACACATGCTTGCAGAATTTGGCAAAAAGTTCACCAAGGGGCTGAATGTAACTTGGATTAATGACTGTTTGCCAAGTCTAAATCGTCTGACAGTTTATCAAAACGCTTTTAACCTGATACTGCTCAGCGCAGTGTGGATGCATATTTCACCGAGTGAACGTGTCATAGCACTGAAAACCCTCGAACAACTTCTAGCACCTCAAGGTAAATTGGTGATCTCACTGCGCCATGGACCCAATAGTGATACCAGAGTCATGCATCCTGTGAGTGTCGAAGAGCTGCAATATATGGCGCCCAGGGCACAGTTAACCGTGGTCGATGCTACTGCAAGAGATACCGACAAACTCGGCCGTACTCAAGTGTTTTGGGAAACCGTAGTGCTACAACGTAAAAGAGACATAGCTTAGTAATGCTCCTGATATTGATAGCTTCATAAACAAATGAAAAGACCGCATGAATTCTGACGTATTTGCCCAAGTTGAAGCGATAAAACAGGTCGAGTTTATCGCTTACCTGCAACGATTATTAGTAGAGGGGGATTTTGTTGCTACCTATAAGTTCGCGCTGCTGCACGCTTTAGCCGATATTTGCATCGAACGTCCGCTAAATAACGATGCCGCTCTTCTACATGAACAACATCATAATGTCATCACCATCGATGAGCTGGTGGAGAAGTTTATTGAGCTCTATTGGCAACACTCATTGCCCTATACAGGTTCTGCTAGTGGCACTGATGAAAAAGTCTCGTCATTTATCCTGCTGCAAAACTCAGGCAACCAATCTGCACTCATCAAAAATCTAACCGAATATCGTAGCCAAGGTGTTAGAACGTTAAGTCAATTAAAACACCATCCTGATTGGCGTAAGTTGGTGAGTAAAACACGCACTACGTTTAAAGATGGCCCACTTTGGCGCTTGCAGTTATTAGCAGGCAGTGAAGAGTGTTTCTATTACCCGCATGACAAGTCAAAAAATCATATTGTACTTAATGCTGGGATCGCGTGTTGTTTTCGCCGCTTTCACGATCTCGTGGTGTCACTTGCGAGATCAAACTGGACGCAAAAGGTATGCGACTTTCCGCGAAACCATACCGTGATCGGCGGGCAGGGTAACTTGTCAGAATTCCTCTTTGGCAGCGACAGAAACTCCATCATCAAAGCAAGACCCGTATTGTTTGATATTCAAAAAGGCCAATGCTTCTACTGCAATAAACCGCTTAAAGGTGAGGGCGATTACAAAGCCGTGGTGGATCACTTTATCCCTTGGGCTCGATACCCTAGCGATCTCGGCCATAATTTCGTCCTAGCACACCGTAAATGCAATAACGCCAAGCGGGACCATCTCGCCGCTGAGCAGCATAAAGATCGCTGGTTTGAGCAAAATATCATTAACAACGGACATTTGATCAGCACCGAACTTGCCAACTACTTTGTTTGTGAATCAGGTCGCTCAGAAGCGATAACAACCTGGGCCTATCAACTGGCCACCCTGAATCGTTCACCACTTTGGTTACAGGCAAAGCGTTTTGAAGTTTTGGTCGAAAAGGATAAAGACCAATCCAGTTATGCTGGTGGATTAAGTACATTAAACCAAGATTGATTAAGCTGGCAAAAAGCATAGCGTTAATCACTAGGTTTGGAACTATGAGAACTGTGGAATTGAAGCCCGGTCACCAACTATTAAATCCAAGACAAAAGCTATTCACCACAGAGGACACGGAGGGCCACGGAGAAAGACAAGAACTTCAAGCTTTTCAAACCTCCAGCTCTTCTCCGTGAACTCTGTGTAGCGAAGCCTCCGTGGTGAGAAGCTCTTTGTTTTTTTTACAAGAAAGAATGGATCCCGGAACCAACCCGGGATGACGGCAATGACAAATGACCCGTTTTACTCTTAACTTTTGTTTTTGTTCTTGCCATTACTGTCAGCGCAGCGTTCTGTAGTCGCTGGGGACGTTCGTCTCAACTTTCCCTTACTCAATTGCGTTACTGTGCGCAACACGCTACACTGTTCCTATGATTAAAAACTTTAAGCACAAAGGTCTGAAAAAGTTTTTTGAGACTGGTAGTAAAGTTGGTATTCAGGCTAAACATGAGCGCAAACTAAGAATGCAATTAGCCGCAATTGATACTGCCACCAATATTGATGATATTGATTTACCTGGTTTTAGACTTCACCCTTTGAAAGGGTGATAGAGGAGGGATCTGGTCAATTACAGTAAACGGTAATTGGCGCGTTACTTTCGAGTTTTTTGATGGTAATGCATACATTTTAAACTATGAGGATTACCATTAATGAATATGTTTAACCCGCCACACCCTGGTGAGTTTATCTATGACGTTTATATGGAGCCATTCGGTTATAGTTGTCGTTTTGTGGCAACACAACTTGATGTTTCTGCTTCAACGTTAAATCGTGTACTAAAGGGAAAGAGTTCGATCTCACCAGAAATGGCATTGCGCCTTTCCAAAGCCTTAGGCCGTACACCTGAGAGTTGGTTAGCCATGCAAGATAACTACAATTTATGGCAAGCCAAAGAAAAAGTTAATTTAGCTAATGTTCATACCATTAATTTTGCTATGGGATAATTTTCGTATAGTTCTTCATCCGTGGTAATACTTTTTTGATGTTAATCGTTAAAGCTAAGACAAAAGCTATTCACCACAGAGGTCACGGAGAACTCGGAGAACTCGGAGAAAATCAAAAGATCTAATGTTAAACCTTTATCTCTGTTTTCACCTCTGTGGTAGAACATCTTTTACTGTTTACTCGCTACACGTAGCTAAAGTTAAAAAACAATGGATCTCGGAACAAGCCCGGGATGACGGCAGTGACAAATACCCCTTTTTACTCGTGTTCTTACCGTCAGCGCAGCTTTCCAGTAGCCATAGACTATTCCGTGAGCAAGGTGTTCCGTAGTCACTTGTGACGTTCATCTCAGCTTTTCCTCGAAGCGAAGCGCTCTAGCAGGTACGAAGTACCGATCTCGCAGGGCGAAGCCCGCTCTTCTCAGATAACCCGTAGCCATCGGCTATTCCGTGAGCAACGCGTTCTGTAGTCGCTTGCGACGTTCATCTAAACTGCCAATTGCAGCGAGGTTTTAAATATCAAGGCGGTGGTGTTTGCCAATGATGGTTTGAAAGTGGCTAAAGACCCCGGCCTCTTTGGCGAAGTGGTTCCACCTTGAGACGGAGTCGATGACTTGTTCTATCACCAGAGTGGCTTCTTTGGGGAATAACTTGCCGATGATCATTAGATCATTGATATCAAAGTGATCTCGTTTGCCATTAAGCGTTAGCTGGCTTTGACTGACCCAATAGGAACCTGGTCTGTAGGAGTAAGCGATGTCAAAAGCGGGCGCGATGATCCAATCATTGTCGTGGTTGAGCATAAAGCTGAAGTTTTTGGTGTGATCATCGTTATTGCGACTGACGATGTTAAACACCATTCGTCTGAACATTTGCACAGCCTGAGACCGAGGCAGACCCAACTGTCGCATCAATGAAAAAAGCTGTTCGTAGCTATAGCTTCCCGGTATTTTGTAATCTGCATGGGCCATTGCACAGAGGGATTGATAGTGAAATTTGTTATTATGATCACGGTCAAATCGTTTGGTCATGAAATGAGCGCGATCACCGTCATGCAATAATTCACACGGCTGCATCTCAATGCCGGCATCGATCGCCATCAGGTAATAAGCGTATTCCATTCTCCCGTATCCTTTGGGATCGCCGAATGTTTGTTGACTCGACTGGGACTCACTCACACCATCGAATTTTACCAACCAATGCTCAAAACCTTGGGGCAGGGCTACTTGGCCACTCCTGATCTCGGTTCTGTTTTGGTTGATGCCAATGACAGCTTTAGCGCGAGCGCCGCCCGCTGAAGTGCCGACTTGCATCATTTCAGTTAATGCGGCTTCTTTGTCCTGATCGAACGCAAGTTCTATACCTGCTCGTTGATCCAGCACGGTTTGCGCCATCTCCATTAATGATTGGATCGCTAACGGTGTTGAAGTTTTACTCTTGTTGGTGCCATAACTGGGGGCGTACTCTAAGGCTCCCATGCCTCGATTACCGGTGTAGAGCAGACGATCCAATGCCGAAAAGTTTTCTTTGGTACGGCCTTGTCGCGCCAACCAAGCATCAATTACAGCGTTACCGAAATCATCCGGTAATGTATCTGCAAATGCACCAGGAAGACCTTTGAAAGTCTCGGTGTTAAGCCGCGGAAAGGAGTAAATCTTATCGCTTAGGGGTAAGTGAATAGGGGATATTTCAATCCTCTTATTGAGCCAAGCATCAGCGTATTGAAAAGCGCATATGCCCTTATCAATAGAGAGTGCGCCAACAAGTTCACCGGCCATGTTGACTCGCGCAACGGTAGGACTCTTGTTTACCATTGATCTTCTTCCTTAATGGGACTGTGTCGAGTCATGTCTGGAGTAGAACTGCGGTTTAATGTTGAGGCCCTTTTCCGCTTTTTGCCCTGTTGCTTAAGTAACGCCATCGGGCTATATGTTTTTTCTGGGATGAACTCATCAACAAGCTGAAGTTGTTTTAATGCACGAAGTACCGCGATCACCGATTGGAATTTGCCATTGCCATTGATCAGGCTTCTATAGGTTTTTCGGGTGATCCCCACCTCTTCAGCGAGTTGCTCTTGGCTAATGTTCGCTTCAAGGCGCATCTGTTCAATGCGAGAACCAAGCTCTTGAGCTATACCTTCATCGGTCATCGCATAAATATTGTTAATGGGCATAAAAGTAACCCTTAATGACAATTATGGCTTTATAGGGTAATTATATACTCATTAATAGTAATTTTCTAGCTTTAAGGTAATGAGTAAAAATATACCCGTTAATGTATAATTCTAGTGATTAAGGGTAAAAATATATCCATTAGCCATAGAGTAAGAGATTGGGGACGATCAAATTGGTGACGTATATAAGACAGGACATATACGGTATCGCTTCTATGACTTCAGCTCTCATCTCTTCATGTGAAAAATATATGTTAGTTGTTTAGCAAAATAAATCACCAGTGTGGACACTTGTATGTTGGTGTTGTAACATCCTAAATTATCGCTTTAATATTATCCATATATCAGGTGGTTAGATGAATATGAATGCTTTACTCAAAGCCGAATTAATATGCAGCTTCACTAATCTACTACCCACTCCTCACTTATATGATATCGATAAAGCTTGTTAGAAATACCCCAGTTTTTAAGAAGAATAGTTAACAAATGAATGTAATTAAAAAGTTTCTCGTCGAGTGTGGTTACGAAGAAGAATTCTTAGATAGTACTGACGTCAAATTCGATGAACCTAAGCTGATTGATTTGGTGACTAAATGGCAACATCAACCAAGTCTTCGAAAGTTTGTTGAATTTGCTGCAAGGTATCATTTAACACCTTATTCAGGCAACAGAGAGTGTTTGCTTTTTAAACTTGAAGTATCGGGAAGTGCGGTACGAAATACCCTTATAGGTGGATTTTATGGTAATAAGCAAGAATTTGAATTAGCAGGGACTCGTCTAAATCCAGAGAAAGTAAATCCTGCTCTAAGCTCTTTCTCAAATTGGCAGCTTGCAACTGATCACGACTTAGAAACCTATGAAGATAAGAAAGTGACCTATAAGCTAAAGTCTTTTGAGCCAGGTGCTGTTTGGCATTTTCCAGAGGCATATCAAGCCATTTATGACTCCAGTGTGAAGGTGCCTGCTGAATTAAAGAAAAAGTTAACTAATGAAGAGTCGTAAAGAGATCACATTGTTTGAGTTCGGTTTTGTAGCAAAAGACTTAAAAGCCGACACTCATACCTGTGTGCATAAGATTTCAGCTCAAAGTTACGATTATCTTAAGCAGTTATGCTTGCGTGGTGACAGTAACAGTAACAGTAACAGTAAGCTACTGAAAGTGCGCAGTATAGATGGTATGGAGGTGCTGCAAGTCCAAAATTATGCAGGTGTTATTTTTACTCCAGACAGAACTCAGATTGAGGTATTGCCCAAAATAGGTAAAGGGTTAGTTGATGACAAAGTAGGACACGATAAAGCCCGTGAGTCGTTATTGATTATGCTTAGGGCTTTAAAAGGCTTTTCTCATATTCAAACTTCAAATGCTAATATTTCTAGTCAAAAAATGCCTTTATTAGAGGTGTTCATCAATCAGTTTTTACAATCCGTTAATACATTAATTAAGCGTGGATTAAGAAGTGACTATGTTCGCTGTGAAGATAATCTTGCATACCTGAAAGGAAAACTAAATATAGGCAAGCAATTACGTGAAAATGTAATTAACAAGCACAAATTCTACTGTGAATACGATGAGTTCTTGCTTAATCGACCTGCTAACCGCTTGATTCATTCCACGCTTCGTAAGGTGATGGCACTGACGCGTAGTGCTTCAAACCAAAAGTTAGTTCATGAGTTGTTGTTTTTATTTAATTAAGTGCCTCTTAGCAAAGATTATACGTTGGACTTTTCGGGTTTAAAATCTGATAGAGGTATGAGTTATTATCAAGTTCCTTTGGAATGGTGCAGACTGATCTTAAATGGATTCTCACCACAAACCATGAAAGGTGACACTCGCGCTGCTTCGTTGTTATTCCCTATGGAAAGAGTATTTGAAGATTATGTGGCCAAGATAATTAAAGAACAATACAGATTTCTATGACTTGGAAGATGGGCATAAACTCTGGGTTGTTCCATTTCAAATTAATGTAAAAGAGAGCCGTTTAATCTGGCCAGCTATTTACAATGATTGTTTATCAGCTCATGAGGTCGGTAAACAATTTTGCAGCTGAAAGTCCTTAGCCTAATACCAAATATTCATATGGTGCACTCATTAAGTAAGAGCCTGTAATAACGGTATTTCTGCTGAGGATTGATAACCTATGGTAAGTAGGGCATCTTCTAAGACTGTACAAAATCTATTGTTAGATAAGTGAGGAGTATCAGGTCTGTTGGTTTACTCATGTATTTCTAGATGTTAATCCCCTCTCTGGAGAGATAGCCTTTTATGTTTTTACTACTTTGCTCCATTTTATTAATCGCGACACTTGGCTATCTGGCTATCTGGCTATCTGGCTGCTGGGATCTTGATGGGAGTGGGTGCCGCGATAGCCTGTGGAGGCAATGACAGTCAGTTACTGTTAGGTTAGGTTAGGCTTGCCTTCTTTATCTCCTGCTGGGGTGATCACGGTATTTAGCATGCTCGTCGGTATAGCCTTAGGTAGACTCATTACAAGAAACTGAGTGTTTTGTTATTCTTCAACGGTGTATTTATATCGTCAAAAATACAATGGGTTCATGGAATTAAAAAGCTCACAATGCGAGCTTTTTAATTATCTAAAACAATGTGAATCAGCTTAAATAATCAAGGGATTAAAAACTTGCTGTCAGTGATACACCGCTGTAGCTACCAAACCAGCTGCTCGTCAACTGAACATGGTAAGTCGTTGCTTGGGTATTATTCACAGTACACGTTTTAGGGTTGCCGCTACTGCTTGTCTTACAATCATAAACAGAGCTTGTTGGGGTCGTGCCGGCATTTGCATAAGCGATAGCACTGCTTGAGCTGCCGTTGACGGTAATTGTTAATGTTTGTCCTGCAGGCACATCTA is from Shewanella sp. MTB7 and encodes:
- a CDS encoding MarR family winged helix-turn-helix transcriptional regulator, producing the protein MAEMNQAANTPQPRLSLQQFLPYRLVNVAQSISINFAEVYQTEFELTIPEWRILVNLAEHTNSEHVASDKSNTGSTGISAKELTQLASMDKSTVSRAVKLMLDKGYLTKHIDELDKRASLLTLTQTGKQLYHTIAPKALEWEAKLLEVLTTEEYQILMQILDKLDSKLA
- a CDS encoding class I SAM-dependent methyltransferase, with product MSNNFYNDNAEMLARQYLSTSFEEVHVSWLPHLNQIFDSHDTVLSILDVGAGIGRDAKYLAEYRSQGRQIQQEIDVIAVEPAHMLAEFGKKFTKGLNVTWINDCLPSLNRLTVYQNAFNLILLSAVWMHISPSERVIALKTLEQLLAPQGKLVISLRHGPNSDTRVMHPVSVEELQYMAPRAQLTVVDATARDTDKLGRTQVFWETVVLQRKRDIA
- a CDS encoding helix-turn-helix domain-containing protein: MPINNIYAMTDEGIAQELGSRIEQMRLEANISQEQLAEEVGITRKTYRSLINGNGKFQSVIAVLRALKQLQLVDEFIPEKTYSPMALLKQQGKKRKRASTLNRSSTPDMTRHSPIKEEDQW
- a CDS encoding HNH endonuclease; this encodes MNSDVFAQVEAIKQVEFIAYLQRLLVEGDFVATYKFALLHALADICIERPLNNDAALLHEQHHNVITIDELVEKFIELYWQHSLPYTGSASGTDEKVSSFILLQNSGNQSALIKNLTEYRSQGVRTLSQLKHHPDWRKLVSKTRTTFKDGPLWRLQLLAGSEECFYYPHDKSKNHIVLNAGIACCFRRFHDLVVSLARSNWTQKVCDFPRNHTVIGGQGNLSEFLFGSDRNSIIKARPVLFDIQKGQCFYCNKPLKGEGDYKAVVDHFIPWARYPSDLGHNFVLAHRKCNNAKRDHLAAEQHKDRWFEQNIINNGHLISTELANYFVCESGRSEAITTWAYQLATLNRSPLWLQAKRFEVLVEKDKDQSSYAGGLSTLNQD
- the hmgA gene encoding homogentisate 1,2-dioxygenase, whose product is MTVELQYMNGFGNEFETEALVGALPIGQFSPQKVNYGLYAEQFNVTAFTAPRSDNRRNWFYRIRPSVVQGDYEAIDNGLIRTAPITEAITPPTMFRWDPVELPTKKTDFIDGLVTMAANGSANGQAGVGVHIYAINSSMEKRYFYNADGEMLFVPELGEILLNTECGKLTIKPGEIAVIPRGIKFAVELVSDTARGYICENYGHPYVLAERGPVGANGFANDRDFQYPIASYEDIEGDFELVAKFNGNMFRCDVGHSPLDVVAWTGNSAPYKYDLARFNVMNTVSFDHPDPSIFTVLTSPSGTPGVANLDFAIFPPRWMVAENTFRPPYYHRNMMSEFMGLIEGIYDAKEKGFVPGGSSLHNCMSPHGPEADVFEKASNAELAPQRYDNTLAFMFESRYIFSPTKYALEGKERQANYTDCWRTIKKLFKG
- a CDS encoding HigA family addiction module antitoxin → MNMFNPPHPGEFIYDVYMEPFGYSCRFVATQLDVSASTLNRVLKGKSSISPEMALRLSKALGRTPESWLAMQDNYNLWQAKEKVNLANVHTINFAMG
- a CDS encoding type II toxin-antitoxin system HipA family toxin — its product is MVNKSPTVARVNMAGELVGALSIDKGICAFQYADAWLNKRIEISPIHLPLSDKIYSFPRLNTETFKGLPGAFADTLPDDFGNAVIDAWLARQGRTKENFSALDRLLYTGNRGMGALEYAPSYGTNKSKTSTPLAIQSLMEMAQTVLDQRAGIELAFDQDKEAALTEMMQVGTSAGGARAKAVIGINQNRTEIRSGQVALPQGFEHWLVKFDGVSESQSSQQTFGDPKGYGRMEYAYYLMAIDAGIEMQPCELLHDGDRAHFMTKRFDRDHNNKFHYQSLCAMAHADYKIPGSYSYEQLFSLMRQLGLPRSQAVQMFRRMVFNIVSRNNDDHTKNFSFMLNHDNDWIIAPAFDIAYSYRPGSYWVSQSQLTLNGKRDHFDINDLMIIGKLFPKEATLVIEQVIDSVSRWNHFAKEAGVFSHFQTIIGKHHRLDI